One stretch of Prunus persica cultivar Lovell chromosome G1, Prunus_persica_NCBIv2, whole genome shotgun sequence DNA includes these proteins:
- the LOC18792906 gene encoding uncharacterized acetyltransferase At3g50280 has protein sequence MSSQSVKHISECFVQPQHASDESKQPLYLAPTDLPMLSAHYIQKGLLFAKPPEAMNDHKKADFINALLEKLKHSLSLALVHFYPLAGRLATKKEENPPLYLVYIDCNNSPGAKFIYATVDLSISDILSPTDVPLVVQSFFDHDRAVNHDGHTMSLLTAQVTELVDGIFIGLSMNHCLADGTSYWHFFNTWSEIFQAQTQTHASQNNNIIPYISRPPVLKRWFPEGHDPIISLPYTHPDEFIGRFEAPKLRERMFHFSSEALAKLKAKANAEAKTTKISSFQSLSALLWRCITRVRRLPPSQSTSCRLAANNRARLDPPLSGDYFGNSIHPIKSEVVTAGELLEHGLGWAAWKLHEAVVNLDDKSIREFIDAWLQSRMVYQIGQFFDPHSVMMGSSPWFNMYGNEFGMGKALALRSGYANKFSGKVSSYPGGERGSIDLEVCLVPDAMGAIECDHEFMEAASVTHY, from the exons ATGAGTTCCCAGAGTGTAAAACACATCTCAGAGTGCTTTGTCCAGCCACAGCATGCTTCAGATGAATCAAAGCAGCCCTTGTACTTGGCACCCACCGATCTTCCCATGCTCTCTGCCCACTATATCCAAAAAGGTCTTCTTTTTGCCAAGCCTCCAGAAGCCATGAATGATCACAAGAAGGCAGATTTCATTAATGCTCTGCTCGAAAAGCTCAAGCACTCTCTCTCCCTGGCCCTTGTTCATTTCTACCCACTTGCAGGTCGCCTtgcaacaaagaaagaagaaaacccaCCTCTCTATTTGGTTTATATAGATTGCAACAACAGCCCTGGAGCTAAATTCATCTATGCAACTGTAGACTTGTCCATCTCTGACATCCTTTCACCAACTGATGTGCCTTTGGTTGTTCAGTCGTTTTTTGACCATGACAGAGCAGTCAACCATGACGGGCACACCATGTCTTTGCTAACAGCTCAGGTCACGGAGCTGGTGGATGGCATCTTCATAGGGCTTTCCATGAACCACTGCCTTGCTGATGGTACCTCTTACTGGCATTTCTTCAACACTTGGTCTGAAATCTTTCaggcacaaacacaaacacatgCCAGTCAAAACAATAATATCATACCGTATATCTCAAGACCACCAGTCCTCAAGCGGTGGTTTCCAGAAGGTCATGATCCAATCATCAGCCTCCCTTACACGCACCCAGATGAGTTCATTGGCAGATTTGAAGCTCCCAAACTCAGAGAGAGAATGTTTCACTTCTCCTCAGAAGCCTTAGCCAAACTCAAAGCAAAGGCCAATGCAGAGGCTAAAACAACCAAAATCTCTTCCTTCCAGTCCTTGTCTGCCCTTCTCTGGCGCTGCATTACCCGGGTGCGGCGTCTACCTCCGAGCCAGTCAACCAGCTGCAG GTTGGCTGCGAATAACAGAGCAAGATTAGACCCACCATTGTCTGGAGATTACTTTGGGAACTCAATTCACCCAATCAAATCAGAAGTTGTGACCGCAGGTGAATTGCTTGAACATGGGCTTGGATGGGCAGCGTGGAAGTTGCATGAGGCTGTCGTTAACCTCGATGACAAGTCGATACGAGAGTTCATTGATGCTTGGTTGCAGTCTCGAATGGTGTACCAAATAGGCCAGTTTTTCGATCCGCACAGTGTGATGATGGGAAGCTCCCCATGGTTCAACATGTACGGAAACGAATTTGGAATGGGAAAAGCATTGGCGCTTCGAAGTGGATATGCAAATAAGTTTAGCGGCAAAGTGTCATCTTACCCGGGAGGCGAAAGAGGAAGCATAGACTTGGAGGTTTGTCTTGTACCTGATGCAATGGGTGCTATTGAATGTGACCATGAGTTCATGGAAGCTGCCTCTGTAACCCATTATTAG